A single Anopheles funestus chromosome 2RL, idAnoFuneDA-416_04, whole genome shotgun sequence DNA region contains:
- the LOC125766130 gene encoding calcium-independent phospholipase A2-gamma-like produces the protein MSSWRTIGIRSPILTSTKVSRTIPQQWALHRQQNRKNQSQTRHALLDLRRKAIPVDRQRQVLYELVEKFEKFPQEKAFAIEEGAIELLKELKHSTDPAITQHAKLGLALLGYVPGLPSEGIRILSIDGGGIRGIIVMELLRKLERLTNRRIFDLFDLVCGVSTGAILVCALASEKGLTLAEGIHLYKKIAYKIFHRPSTLDKLSGASRLFSSHAYYDIELWESLLKRHVGYRRIIDTVMLPNVPKFCCVSTTVCDEHIDAHVFRNYTLPQNVQSVYAGSHTARLWEVVRASSAAPAYFGDFPLNGQLHQDGGILYNNPTTVAIHEAKCLWPNERIQCVVSFGTGRTRGKSNDGQKIISPKMLEQASLSSSWKTKFLRILDSATDTEAAHTVLSDLLPPGHYFRFNPYLTEFLSMVEVRPEKIAQLEKDTAMYYARNEDKFEQVADLLTSKRSIARKAYDVARHVFHR, from the exons ATGTCCAGCTGGAGGACTATTG GTATCCGTTCGCCAATTCTTACCAGCACAAAGGTATCGCGAACAATACCACAACAATGGGCCCTTCATCGGcagcaaaat CgaaaaaatcaatcacaaaCTCGACATGCCCTGCTGGACTTGCGCCGCAAGGCCATACCAGTTGATCGGCAACGGCAGGTACTGTATGAGCTGGTGGAAAAGTTCGAAAAGTTTCCACAAGAGAAAGCGTTCGCGATAGAGGAGGGTGCCATCGAGCTGCTGAAAGAACTGAAACACTCGACCGATCCGGCAATAACGCAGCATGCGAAGCTCGGTCTAGCGCTGCTTGGGTACGTTCCGGGTCTTCCTAGCGAAGGAATTCGCATCCTGAGCATCGATGGTGGTGGCATCCGGGGTATAATTGTAATGGAACTGCTGCGCAAACTGGAACGACTCACGAACCGTAGAATATTCGATCTGTTCGATCTGGTGTGTGGCGTTTCGACCGGAGCAATATTGGTGTGTGCGTTGG CCTCCGAAAAAGGACTCACACTAGCGGAAGGCATTCACCTGTACAAAAAGATAGCCTACAAGATCTTCCATCGTCCATCAACGTTGGACAAGCTTTCAGGCGCTTCGCGCTTGTTTTCGTCTCATGCTTACTACGACATCGAACTGTGGGAATCTCTACTCAAACGACATGTCGGTTATCGTCGTATCATCGACACGGTGATGCTTCCAAATGTACCGAAG TTCTGCTGTGTTTCAACCACGGTGTGCGATGAGCACATTGATGCACATGTTTTTCGAAACTACACATTGCCACAGAACGTGCAATCGGTCTACGCCGGCTCACACACGGCACGTCTGTGGGAAGTAGTGCGAGCTTCATCGGCTGCCCCAGCCTACTTCGGAGATTTTCCGCTTAACGGCCAGCTGCATCAGGACGGTGGCATACTGTACAATAATCCCACGACCGTGGCCATCCACGAAGCCAAATGTCTTTGGCCGAACGAACGGATCCAGTGTGTGGTATCGTTCGGTACGGGACGCACACGTGGCAAATCGAACGATGGACAAAAAATCATCAGTCCAAAAATGCTCGAACAAGCCTCACTGTCCAGCTCGTGGAAGACCAAGTTCTTGCGCATCCTCGATTCGGCCACTGACACGGAGGCAGCCCACACAGTGCTGAGCGATTTGTTACCACCGGGTCACTATTTTCGCTTCAATCCGTACCTCACGGAATTCCTGTCGATGGTTGAAGTGCGGCCAGAAAAGATTGCCCAGCTGGAAAAGGATACGGCAATGTACTATGCGCGCAATGAGGACAAGTTCGAACAGGTGGCCGATCTGCTGACAAGTAAACGATCAATCGCACGCAAAGCATACGACGTTGCGCGACACGTTTTCCATCGCTAG
- the LOC125766152 gene encoding uncharacterized protein LOC125766152 has product MSNMQPEEYENTGWLSYFSRHKTTYTASDIHKISNELNNVRKNLTATQYAYGELSSELKALKSLQEQQRLVDEYEQRAAASGKGSKSTEKRLKEQADEIKSLKSDLASCRNELSKQIAAMKVAFSEQSKKKGLAGSGKFSAGSTGNNAMTLSLESRIIAAEVQLEQLSNGRTTERLSALEQKLGQQEERSGAGDYEARLNALERDFTQKLQDLTDLVVELQRKLAKSEAKQVEMVQRLSAAQTTLYEQLEHRYDEQCGKLRELQVRVSHLGQNDDIDSTFV; this is encoded by the coding sequence ATGAGTAATATGCAACCAGAAGAGTACGAAAATACAGGCTGGCTGTCGTACTTTAGCCGGCACAAAACGACTTATACAGCGTCCGATATTCACAAGATAAGCAACGAGCTAAACAATGTGCGCAAAAACTTGACCGCCACACAGTACGCGTACGGTGAGCTAAGCAGTGAACTTAAGGCGCTAAAAAGCCTACAGGAACAGCAACGCTTGGTGGACGAGTACGAACAACGTGCTGCGGCCAGCGGCAAAGGATCGAAATCTACCGAAAAGCGATTGAAAGAGCAGGCAGATGAAATCAAAAGTCTCAAGAGCGATCTGGCCAGCTGTCGTAACGAGCTGTCCAAGCAGATCGCGGCAATGAAGGTAGCGTTCAGTGagcaaagcaagaaaaagGGCCTGGCCGGGAGTGGCAAATTTTCTGCCGGAAGCACCGGCAATAATGCGATGACCTTGAGCCTGGAAAGCCGCATCATCGCGGCCGAGGTGCAGCTTGAACAGCTGAGTAACGGACGGACGACGGAACGGCTGAGTGCCTTGGAGCAGAAACTAGGTCAGCAGGAAGAGAGAAGCGGTGCCGGTGACTACGAAGCACGGTTGAACGCTCTTGAGCGTGACTTTACGCAGAAATTGCAGGACTTAACTGATCTCGTGGTGGAACTGCAGCGGAAGCTAGCCAAGAGCGAAGCCAAACAGGTGGAAATGGTGCAACGGTTGTCTGCGGCCCAAACTACACTGTATGAACAGCTGGAACATCGATACGACGAACAATGTGGGAAGCTGCGAGAACTCCAAGTTCGTGTGAGCCATCTTGGACAAAATGATGATATTGATTCAACATTTGTTtga
- the LOC125766132 gene encoding ankyrin repeat domain-containing protein 13C isoform X1 translates to MTESFPLHECVFNGDTRKLSLLLRTHEIAEKDKHGNTPLHLAVMLGKKECIFLLLAHGAPVKVKNSRGWSPLAEAISYGDRQIISSLLRKLKQQAREQMEQRRPNLVKALKQMGDFYMELKWDFHSWVPLISRILPSDVCKIHKSGCSIRLDTTLVDFSDMRWERGDISFIFKGENPPKDSLTALDNECRCYQHVRHEETEMEIEDEVDILMSSDILAAQMSTKGISFTKAQSGWIFREDRRETVAGQYDSDLYTINGLTLEQRKRREHLSRDDLQKNKALMESLTKGGQSQQGGIDQNGEIYRRESLQPPPNSEVTWEEYVSAEPGQYPNLGRELVYKESSKNFKATVAMSKDFPLSVDMLLNVLEVIAPFKHFSKLREFVTLKLPSGFPVKIDIPILPTVSAKITFQKFEFRDDISPDLFVIPEDYKEDTMRFLIYFIDFLIYDLSISTD, encoded by the exons GAAACACTCCACTTCATTTGGCTGTTATGCTAGGAAAGAAAG AATGTATCTTTCTATTGCTTGCACATGGCGCACCggttaaagtaaaaaattcgCGAGGATGGTCACCATTAGCGGAAGCGATCTCGTACGGAGATCGGCAAATAA TCAGCTCACTGTTGCGGAAACTGAAACAACAGGCTCGCGAACAAATGGAACAACGGCGCCCAAATCTGGTAAAAGCCCTCAAACAGATGGGTGACTTCTATATGGAGCTAAAGTGGGATTTTCATTCGTGGGTTCCACTTATCTCACGCATACTTCCCTCTGATGTTTGTAAAATTCATAAGTCCGGTTGCTCGATACGACTCGATACGACGTTGGTCGATTTTTCCGACATGCGCTGGGAGCGGGGTgatatttcgtttattttcaaaGGCGAAAACCCTCCAAAGGATTCGTTGACAGCGCTCGACAATGAGTGCCGTTGCTATCAGCACGTTCGGCACGAGGAAACGGAGATGGAGATTGAGGATGAGGTCGATATTCTGATGTCGAGTGATATCCTTGCAGCACAGATGTCAACCAAGGGTATTAGTTTTACGAAAGCACAATCGGGATGGATCTTCCGCGAAGATCGGCGGGAAACGGTGGCCGGACAGTACGATAGCGATCTCTACACGATAAATGGTTTGACGCTGGAGCAGCGCAAACGCCGCGAGCACCTATCGCGGGATGATCTACAGAAAAACAAAGCGCTCATGGAGTCACTGACGAAGGGAGGACAGAGTCAACAAGGCGGTATCGATCAGAATGGAGAGATTTATCGGAGAGAATCGCTTCAGCCACCACCTAATAGTGAGGTTACCTGGGAGGAATACGTTTCGGCTGAGCCGGGCCAGTATCCCAACTTAGGTCGTGAACTAGTGTATAAGGAAtcaagcaaaaattttaaagccACAGTAGCTATG AGCAAAGACTTCCCACTGAGTGTAGACATGCTGTTAAACGTGCTGGAAGTAATAGCACCGTTTAAGCATTTCAGCAAGTTGCGTGAATTTGTAACGCTGAAACTACCCAGCGGCTTCCCGGTGAAGATCGACATCCCCATCCTGCCGACAGTGTCGGCTAAGATCACGTTTCAAAAGTTCGAATTCCGGGACGATATTTCGCCTGATCTGTTCGTCATTCCGGAGGACTACAAAGAGGACACGATGAG gtttcttatttatttcatagATTTCCTGATTTATGACCTTTCGATATCGACGGACTAA
- the LOC125766132 gene encoding ankyrin repeat domain-containing protein 13C isoform X2 produces the protein MTESFPLHECVFNGDTRKLSLLLRTHEIAEKDKHGNTPLHLAVMLGKKECIFLLLAHGAPVKVKNSRGWSPLAEAISYGDRQIISSLLRKLKQQAREQMEQRRPNLVKALKQMGDFYMELKWDFHSWVPLISRILPSDVCKIHKSGCSIRLDTTLVDFSDMRWERGDISFIFKGENPPKDSLTALDNECRCYQHVRHEETEMEIEDEVDILMSSDILAAQMSTKGISFTKAQSGWIFREDRRETVAGQYDSDLYTINGLTLEQRKRREHLSRDDLQKNKALMESLTKGGQSQQGGIDQNGEIYRRESLQPPPNSEVTWEEYVSAEPGQYPNLGRELVYKESSKNFKATVAMSKDFPLSVDMLLNVLEVIAPFKHFSKLREFVTLKLPSGFPVKIDIPILPTVSAKITFQKFEFRDDISPDLFVIPEDYKEDTMRFPDL, from the exons GAAACACTCCACTTCATTTGGCTGTTATGCTAGGAAAGAAAG AATGTATCTTTCTATTGCTTGCACATGGCGCACCggttaaagtaaaaaattcgCGAGGATGGTCACCATTAGCGGAAGCGATCTCGTACGGAGATCGGCAAATAA TCAGCTCACTGTTGCGGAAACTGAAACAACAGGCTCGCGAACAAATGGAACAACGGCGCCCAAATCTGGTAAAAGCCCTCAAACAGATGGGTGACTTCTATATGGAGCTAAAGTGGGATTTTCATTCGTGGGTTCCACTTATCTCACGCATACTTCCCTCTGATGTTTGTAAAATTCATAAGTCCGGTTGCTCGATACGACTCGATACGACGTTGGTCGATTTTTCCGACATGCGCTGGGAGCGGGGTgatatttcgtttattttcaaaGGCGAAAACCCTCCAAAGGATTCGTTGACAGCGCTCGACAATGAGTGCCGTTGCTATCAGCACGTTCGGCACGAGGAAACGGAGATGGAGATTGAGGATGAGGTCGATATTCTGATGTCGAGTGATATCCTTGCAGCACAGATGTCAACCAAGGGTATTAGTTTTACGAAAGCACAATCGGGATGGATCTTCCGCGAAGATCGGCGGGAAACGGTGGCCGGACAGTACGATAGCGATCTCTACACGATAAATGGTTTGACGCTGGAGCAGCGCAAACGCCGCGAGCACCTATCGCGGGATGATCTACAGAAAAACAAAGCGCTCATGGAGTCACTGACGAAGGGAGGACAGAGTCAACAAGGCGGTATCGATCAGAATGGAGAGATTTATCGGAGAGAATCGCTTCAGCCACCACCTAATAGTGAGGTTACCTGGGAGGAATACGTTTCGGCTGAGCCGGGCCAGTATCCCAACTTAGGTCGTGAACTAGTGTATAAGGAAtcaagcaaaaattttaaagccACAGTAGCTATG AGCAAAGACTTCCCACTGAGTGTAGACATGCTGTTAAACGTGCTGGAAGTAATAGCACCGTTTAAGCATTTCAGCAAGTTGCGTGAATTTGTAACGCTGAAACTACCCAGCGGCTTCCCGGTGAAGATCGACATCCCCATCCTGCCGACAGTGTCGGCTAAGATCACGTTTCAAAAGTTCGAATTCCGGGACGATATTTCGCCTGATCTGTTCGTCATTCCGGAGGACTACAAAGAGGACACGATGAG ATTTCCTGATTTATGA